A region from the Pelagovum pacificum genome encodes:
- a CDS encoding DUF4336 domain-containing protein yields MVKADPLIPYAPLGTLKPFAPGLWTADGGVIRMAYGGFSLPFTTRMVVAPLSGGGLWVWSPIAPTEQLLAEVARLGPVRHIISPNAIHYAHIPAWAEAFPEANVWASPGVRERAKSQGITVRFSDDLGERPPGTWAETLDQTIFEGSRLLREVVFFHRESRTLIVADLIENFELPRVRGRWLRTLMRIGGVTDPDGQMPRDLRLSYLGRRKAARASLERLLDWAPERLILAHGRCYEHDATDELRRAFRWLL; encoded by the coding sequence ATGGTGAAGGCCGACCCGCTCATCCCCTACGCGCCCCTCGGGACGCTGAAGCCCTTTGCGCCCGGTCTCTGGACGGCGGATGGCGGCGTGATCCGGATGGCCTACGGCGGTTTCAGCCTGCCCTTCACCACGCGCATGGTCGTCGCGCCGCTCTCGGGCGGGGGCCTGTGGGTATGGTCACCGATCGCGCCGACGGAGCAGTTGCTGGCCGAGGTCGCGCGGCTCGGGCCGGTGCGGCACATCATCTCTCCGAACGCGATCCATTACGCGCATATCCCGGCTTGGGCGGAGGCCTTTCCGGAGGCGAATGTCTGGGCCTCGCCCGGCGTGCGGGAGCGGGCGAAGAGCCAGGGGATCACGGTGCGCTTTTCCGACGACCTCGGCGAGCGGCCACCGGGCACTTGGGCGGAAACGCTGGACCAGACGATCTTCGAGGGGTCGCGGCTGCTGCGTGAAGTCGTCTTCTTCCACCGCGAGAGCCGCACGCTGATCGTCGCCGACCTGATCGAGAACTTCGAGCTGCCGCGCGTCCGGGGCCGGTGGCTGCGGACGCTGATGCGGATCGGCGGTGTCACGGACCCGGACGGGCAGATGCCGCGCGACCTGCGGCTGTCCTACCTCGGTCGCCGCAAGGCCGCGCGCGCCTCGCTGGAGCGTCTGCTCGACTGGGCACCGGAGCGCCTGATCCTCGCCCACGGACGCTGCTACGAGCACGACGCGACCGACGAGCTGCGCCGGGCGTTTCGCTGGTTGCTGTGA
- a CDS encoding aldo/keto reductase has protein sequence MTQTHTLRTLSGKPLSDLTFGTMQFGAGADEAESRAMYDACRAAGINHFDTAVGYAEGESERIVGPFVKAEREDVFLATKVAFAGGAGRDNIRKQFDQCRSQLGMDSVDLLYIHRWDGETALEETFSTLAEMQEQGAIRHIGVSNFAAWQVMKAQAVAQTLGTRIDALQPMFSLVKRQAEVELFPMANDQGIGIFPYSPLGGGLLTGKYARGESGRLTENEMYRKRYDVDWMRKAAESLSDIAEELGTHPATLAVAWVAAHPNGPSPIISARSMAQLEPSLAASDFAMDGALFARLAALTPAPPPATDRLEEA, from the coding sequence ATGACCCAGACACACACGCTCAGAACCCTGTCCGGCAAGCCGCTCTCGGACCTCACCTTCGGCACGATGCAGTTCGGCGCCGGGGCCGATGAGGCGGAAAGCCGCGCCATGTACGATGCCTGCCGGGCGGCCGGCATCAACCATTTCGATACCGCCGTCGGCTATGCGGAGGGCGAGTCCGAGCGCATCGTCGGCCCCTTCGTGAAAGCGGAGCGGGAGGATGTCTTCCTCGCCACCAAGGTGGCGTTCGCCGGGGGCGCGGGCCGCGACAACATCCGCAAGCAGTTCGACCAGTGCCGCTCTCAGCTCGGCATGGACTCGGTCGATCTGCTCTACATTCACCGCTGGGATGGCGAGACGGCGCTGGAAGAGACGTTCTCGACCCTCGCCGAGATGCAGGAGCAAGGCGCGATCCGTCATATCGGCGTGTCGAACTTCGCCGCGTGGCAGGTGATGAAGGCGCAGGCCGTCGCGCAGACGCTGGGAACGCGGATCGACGCGCTCCAGCCGATGTTCTCGCTGGTGAAGCGGCAGGCCGAGGTCGAGCTGTTCCCGATGGCCAACGACCAGGGCATCGGCATCTTCCCCTATTCGCCGCTCGGCGGCGGCCTTCTGACCGGCAAGTACGCGCGCGGCGAAAGCGGGCGGCTGACCGAGAACGAGATGTATCGCAAGCGCTACGACGTGGACTGGATGCGCAAGGCCGCGGAGTCGCTGTCCGACATCGCAGAAGAGCTTGGCACGCACCCTGCGACGCTTGCCGTGGCGTGGGTCGCGGCGCACCCGAACGGCCCTTCGCCGATCATTTCGGCCCGGTCGATGGCGCAGCTCGAACCGTCGCTAGCGGCATCGGACTTCGCGATGGACGGTGCGCTGTTCGCACGCCTCGCCGCGCTGACGCCGGCACCGCCGCCCGCGACGGACCGGCTGGAGGAAGCATGA
- a CDS encoding ArsR/SmtB family transcription factor has translation MNEHAAISAFGALSQETRLQIVRALVSAGPEGMTAGLLGEAVGGVSSSRLAFHLSHLERGGLVTSDREGRFVRYRIRFDTLSDLIGFLVNDCCGGAPGLCLTEIPLPTDATR, from the coding sequence ATGAATGAACATGCCGCCATATCGGCCTTCGGGGCCCTGTCGCAGGAGACGCGACTTCAGATCGTGCGCGCGCTGGTGTCCGCGGGGCCGGAGGGGATGACAGCGGGTCTGCTGGGCGAGGCTGTCGGCGGGGTCAGCTCCTCGCGGCTGGCGTTTCACCTGTCCCACCTCGAACGGGGGGGACTCGTGACGTCGGACCGGGAAGGGCGCTTCGTACGCTACCGCATCCGCTTCGACACGCTGTCCGATCTGATCGGCTTTCTCGTCAACGACTGCTGCGGGGGCGCGCCCGGCCTCTGCCTGACCGAAATTCCCCTCCCGACGGATGCTACCCGATGA
- a CDS encoding glycoside hydrolase family 25 protein, which yields MKMFRRALLALPLLALVACGGARAPEPVSYHGSLRGYTDNDPHDWTRSPYGLEVHGTDASRHNGPIDWRAAAANGMSFVWIKATEGGDRLDPAFHRNWEGAAQAGIPRGAYHVFYFCRSAAEQAEWFIRNVPRTPGAMPPVLDVEWTPLSPTCTIRPPKEQLWPELRTFLRMLEQHYGTRPVIYTVPDLFDERDMNQFGGYEYWLRSTAAHPSERYPGTPWTFWQYTSTAVGPGFQSELDLNAFNGNAAGFAQWFARRQVP from the coding sequence ATGAAGATGTTCCGCCGGGCCCTGCTGGCCCTTCCCCTGCTTGCGCTCGTGGCCTGCGGCGGCGCCCGCGCACCCGAGCCGGTAAGCTACCACGGCTCGTTGCGCGGCTACACGGACAACGACCCGCACGACTGGACGCGGTCGCCCTACGGGCTGGAGGTGCACGGCACCGACGCCTCTCGGCACAACGGTCCGATCGACTGGCGCGCGGCGGCGGCGAACGGCATGTCCTTCGTCTGGATCAAGGCGACCGAGGGTGGCGACCGGCTGGACCCGGCGTTTCATCGCAACTGGGAAGGCGCGGCGCAGGCGGGCATTCCGCGCGGCGCCTACCACGTCTTCTACTTCTGCCGCTCGGCCGCCGAACAGGCGGAGTGGTTCATCCGCAACGTGCCGCGCACCCCGGGGGCGATGCCGCCGGTGCTTGACGTGGAGTGGACGCCTCTGTCGCCCACCTGCACGATCCGCCCACCGAAGGAGCAGCTCTGGCCCGAATTGCGGACGTTCCTGCGGATGCTGGAGCAGCACTACGGCACGCGGCCGGTGATCTACACGGTCCCCGACCTGTTCGACGAGCGGGACATGAACCAGTTCGGCGGCTACGAATACTGGCTGCGCTCGACCGCCGCCCACCCGTCGGAGCGCTATCCGGGCACGCCGTGGACCTTCTGGCAATACACCAGCACGGCGGTCGGTCCGGGCTTCCAGAGCGAGCTCGACCTCAACGCGTTCAACGGCAACGCGGCGGGCTTCGCGCAGTGGTTCGCCCGGCGACAGGTGCCCTGA
- a CDS encoding HNH endonuclease, protein MVKLVLLHKADSIYEDEPDVVYDFPLSYLKAVKEAVGDWIVYYEPVKAGPRGYFAVAKIQTVIPKPGTDGRFLAMIEPGTFLPFDREVPRLLEGRPMEMSLTEPDGTPKRGGAVQLAVRRLPEADFARIVNVGLPQELEQIEASRYDPTGRELHETLDIFERPVVERLIRRPYREVAFRRKVREAYGYRCAMSGLMLRNGGGRPEVQAAHIRPVESHGSDSVRNGLALSGTLHWMFDRGLISVADDCETILVSHNKVPGDVVERLLVPDHKLVKPDHRRNAPHPDNLRWHRENVFGRALTGDAVPWD, encoded by the coding sequence ATGGTCAAACTCGTTCTCCTTCACAAAGCCGACTCGATCTACGAGGATGAACCGGACGTCGTCTATGACTTTCCGCTCTCATACTTGAAGGCAGTGAAGGAAGCGGTGGGCGACTGGATCGTCTACTATGAACCAGTGAAGGCCGGGCCGCGTGGCTACTTTGCCGTCGCGAAAATCCAAACAGTGATACCGAAGCCCGGTACTGACGGGCGCTTCCTGGCCATGATTGAGCCGGGTACATTTCTCCCCTTCGACAGGGAGGTCCCGCGTCTGCTTGAAGGACGTCCGATGGAAATGTCGCTGACTGAGCCCGACGGTACTCCCAAAAGAGGGGGAGCTGTTCAGCTTGCAGTGCGGCGACTGCCGGAAGCTGATTTTGCTCGCATCGTTAACGTCGGCCTGCCGCAGGAATTGGAGCAGATCGAGGCGAGTCGGTACGATCCGACCGGTCGCGAATTGCATGAAACACTGGATATCTTCGAGCGGCCAGTGGTCGAACGTCTCATCCGGCGACCGTACCGCGAAGTCGCTTTTCGCCGAAAGGTACGAGAGGCCTATGGCTATCGGTGTGCGATGTCGGGGCTAATGCTTCGCAACGGCGGCGGACGACCGGAAGTTCAGGCGGCTCACATCAGACCAGTGGAAAGCCATGGCAGCGACTCCGTGAGGAATGGACTGGCACTATCGGGAACCCTCCACTGGATGTTCGACCGTGGCCTAATTTCCGTTGCAGACGATTGTGAGACGATACTCGTTTCCCATAATAAGGTACCTGGCGATGTTGTAGAGCGACTTCTGGTTCCGGACCATAAGCTGGTCAAACCTGATCACCGTCGAAATGCACCCCATCCGGACAATCTTCGCTGGCATCGCGAGAACGTATTTGGCCGAGCGCTGACCGGGGACGCTGTTCCCTGGGATTAG
- a CDS encoding ABC transporter permease, producing the protein MDFGSINPTLLIASLMVAATPILLAALGELVVERAGVLNLGVEGMMITGAICGFIAAVTTGSPMLGFLGAAVGSALLSLLFAVLTQILLSNQVATGLALTLFGLGLSSLLGQGYVGMRAPSLPKVDFGVLGEIPFFGRVIFGHDPMVYISLLLVACVWAFLKFSSAGLILRAVGENHTAAHALGYNVVVIRIAAIAFGGACAGLGGAYLSLVRVPQWTEGMTAGAGWIALAIVVFASWRPWRLLLGAYLFGGVTVLQLNLQAGGIAIPVEYLSMSPYVITILVLVLMSAGRAPGSLGKTFHAST; encoded by the coding sequence ATGGATTTCGGATCGATCAACCCCACCCTGCTCATCGCCTCGCTGATGGTCGCGGCGACGCCGATCCTGCTCGCCGCGCTCGGCGAGCTGGTTGTCGAGCGCGCGGGCGTGCTGAACCTTGGCGTCGAGGGCATGATGATCACCGGCGCGATCTGCGGCTTCATCGCGGCGGTGACGACCGGCTCGCCGATGCTCGGCTTCCTCGGCGCGGCAGTCGGCAGTGCGCTGCTGTCGCTGCTGTTCGCCGTGCTGACGCAGATCCTGCTGTCGAACCAGGTCGCAACGGGCCTCGCTCTGACGCTGTTCGGGCTCGGCCTGTCCTCGCTGCTCGGCCAGGGCTACGTCGGAATGCGCGCGCCCTCCCTTCCGAAGGTCGACTTCGGCGTGCTGGGCGAAATCCCCTTCTTCGGCCGCGTGATCTTCGGGCACGACCCGATGGTCTACATCTCGCTGCTGCTGGTCGCCTGCGTCTGGGCGTTCCTCAAGTTCAGCAGCGCCGGCCTGATCCTGCGCGCGGTGGGCGAGAACCACACGGCGGCGCACGCACTCGGCTACAACGTCGTGGTGATCCGCATCGCGGCGATCGCCTTCGGCGGCGCCTGCGCCGGACTCGGCGGTGCCTACCTCAGCCTCGTGCGCGTGCCGCAATGGACCGAGGGGATGACCGCCGGGGCCGGCTGGATCGCCCTCGCGATCGTGGTCTTCGCAAGCTGGCGCCCGTGGCGGCTGCTGCTCGGCGCCTACCTGTTCGGCGGGGTCACCGTCCTGCAATTGAACCTGCAGGCGGGCGGCATCGCCATCCCGGTCGAGTACCTGTCGATGTCGCCTTACGTCATCACGATCCTCGTCCTCGTCCTGATGTCCGCGGGCCGCGCCCCCGGCAGCCTCGGCAAGACCTTCCACGCCTCCACCTGA
- the arsH gene encoding arsenical resistance protein ArsH, giving the protein MNDMPNLTDAARIPSIERLTAERFTHPPRILLLYGSLRERSYSRFLTLEAERLLRHFGCETRVFHANGLPLPDDAPADHPKVKELRDLAQWSEGMVWTSPERHGAMTGVMKSQIDWIPLSMGAVRPTQGRTLAVMQVSGGSQSFNAVSQMRILGRWMRMITIPNQSSVPKAWKEFDEDGRMKPSALYDRVVDVMEELVKFTLLTREISPHLTDRYSERKESAEELMTRVNEAPTR; this is encoded by the coding sequence ATGAACGATATGCCGAACCTCACCGATGCCGCGCGCATTCCCTCGATCGAACGCCTGACGGCCGAGCGGTTCACCCATCCGCCGCGGATCCTGCTGCTTTACGGGTCGCTGCGGGAGCGGTCCTATAGCCGGTTCCTGACGCTGGAGGCCGAGCGGCTGCTGCGCCATTTCGGCTGCGAGACGCGGGTCTTCCATGCCAACGGGCTGCCGCTGCCCGACGATGCGCCCGCCGACCACCCGAAGGTGAAGGAGCTGCGCGACCTCGCGCAATGGTCGGAGGGCATGGTCTGGACCAGTCCCGAACGCCACGGGGCGATGACCGGCGTGATGAAGAGCCAGATCGACTGGATCCCGCTGTCGATGGGCGCCGTCCGCCCGACGCAGGGCCGCACGCTGGCGGTGATGCAGGTCTCGGGCGGATCGCAGAGCTTTAACGCGGTGAGCCAGATGCGCATCCTCGGCCGCTGGATGCGGATGATCACGATCCCGAACCAGTCCTCCGTCCCGAAGGCGTGGAAGGAGTTCGACGAGGACGGTCGGATGAAGCCCTCCGCGCTTTATGACCGTGTGGTCGACGTGATGGAGGAACTGGTGAAGTTCACCCTCCTGACGCGGGAGATCTCGCCCCACCTGACGGATCGTTACAGCGAGCGGAAGGAAAGCGCGGAAGAGCTTATGACGCGCGTGAACGAGGCGCCGACGCGGTAG
- a CDS encoding NAD(P)/FAD-dependent oxidoreductase produces the protein MTDFLVVGGGIAGASAGARLSEFGTVTLLERESSLGYHASGRSAALYEANYGLPTTVALNVASRDELWSREVLSPRGLLLLGKADEAEAFEDERRKMKLETLGRNEALDLVPILAGDVERFAYDSEAWDIDTEKLLRGFAREITDAGGTIVTGATVSGIRRTATGWAVTAGETYEAKVLINAAGAWVDGIARMAGIAPLGVTPYRRSMARIPAPGGHDVSRWPMTFGAGESWYSKPDAGALIVSPCEEHAAEPHDAWADDMVLAEGLARYEAYMTEPVTRMLANWAGLRTFSPDRSLVLGPSPQDRSFVWSACQGGYGFQTSAAASRLVADLVAGRAPELDADVVAALVPDRFEKAFS, from the coding sequence ATGACCGACTTCCTCGTCGTCGGCGGCGGCATCGCAGGCGCTTCTGCCGGCGCGCGGCTGTCGGAATTCGGCACGGTCACGCTGCTGGAGCGGGAAAGTTCGCTCGGCTACCACGCCTCGGGCCGGTCCGCCGCGCTTTACGAGGCGAATTACGGCCTGCCGACGACCGTCGCGCTGAACGTCGCCAGCCGGGACGAGCTGTGGTCGCGCGAGGTGCTGTCGCCGCGCGGGCTGCTGCTGCTCGGCAAGGCGGACGAGGCGGAGGCGTTCGAGGACGAGCGCCGGAAGATGAAGCTGGAGACGCTCGGCCGCAACGAGGCGCTCGACCTCGTGCCGATCCTTGCCGGTGACGTCGAGCGGTTCGCCTACGATTCCGAGGCCTGGGACATCGACACCGAGAAGTTGCTGCGCGGCTTCGCGCGGGAGATCACCGATGCCGGCGGGACAATCGTCACCGGGGCGACGGTCAGCGGCATCCGCAGGACCGCGACCGGCTGGGCCGTGACGGCGGGCGAGACCTACGAGGCGAAGGTGCTGATCAACGCGGCGGGCGCATGGGTCGACGGGATCGCCCGGATGGCCGGGATCGCGCCGCTCGGCGTGACGCCCTACCGCCGGTCGATGGCGCGCATTCCCGCGCCGGGCGGGCATGACGTGTCGCGCTGGCCGATGACCTTCGGCGCGGGAGAGTCTTGGTATTCCAAGCCCGACGCGGGCGCGCTCATCGTGTCCCCCTGCGAGGAGCACGCGGCGGAACCGCACGACGCCTGGGCCGACGACATGGTGCTGGCCGAGGGGCTGGCCCGCTACGAGGCCTACATGACCGAGCCGGTGACGCGGATGCTGGCGAACTGGGCGGGCTTGCGGACCTTCTCGCCGGACCGAAGCCTCGTGCTCGGCCCTTCGCCGCAGGACCGCAGCTTCGTCTGGAGCGCCTGCCAGGGCGGGTACGGCTTCCAGACCTCGGCAGCGGCGAGCCGGCTGGTGGCGGACCTCGTCGCGGGCCGGGCGCCGGAACTTGACGCTGATGTGGTCGCGGCGCTGGTGCCGGACCGTTTCGAAAAGGCCTTTTCATGA
- a CDS encoding ABC transporter permease translates to MIRLERRPRPSTTWTYATPLLAVALTILFGAVLFAMLGKDPFVAIRTIFWDPLFSEFASFYRPQLLVKGAPLVLIAIGLSFGFRAGIWNIGAEGQYIIGALCGAAVGLAFYPMEARWLIFPLMIVSGAFGGFLWAMIPGLLKVKFGTNEILVSLMLVYVAEALLAAMALGALRNPEGMGFPGSRNLAQWSSSSNREIWVRTGIHWGVIAAVVATIGAYVAMARHILGFQIRLTGQSPRAAAFSGVNPSRLILTCLGLSGALAGLAGMFEVAGPAGQVSIDFNVGYGFTAIIVAFLGRLHPVGILLAGLLMALTYIGGEIAQSQLQLPAAAIQLFQGMLLFFLLAVDVLTHFRVRLGRRATA, encoded by the coding sequence ATGATCCGGCTGGAGCGTCGCCCCCGCCCGTCCACCACCTGGACCTACGCCACGCCGCTTCTGGCCGTGGCGCTGACCATTCTGTTCGGCGCGGTCCTGTTCGCCATGCTCGGCAAGGACCCGTTCGTCGCGATCCGCACGATCTTCTGGGATCCCCTCTTCTCCGAATTCGCCTCCTTCTACCGCCCGCAACTGCTGGTGAAGGGCGCGCCGCTCGTCCTGATCGCGATCGGGCTGTCCTTCGGCTTCCGGGCCGGCATCTGGAACATTGGCGCGGAGGGGCAGTACATCATCGGCGCGCTCTGCGGCGCGGCGGTCGGCCTCGCCTTCTACCCGATGGAGGCGCGCTGGCTGATCTTCCCGTTGATGATCGTCAGCGGCGCGTTCGGCGGGTTCCTCTGGGCGATGATCCCGGGCCTGCTGAAAGTGAAGTTCGGCACGAACGAGATCCTCGTCTCGCTCATGCTGGTCTACGTCGCCGAGGCCCTGCTCGCCGCCATGGCACTGGGCGCGCTGCGCAATCCGGAGGGCATGGGCTTTCCCGGCAGCCGCAACCTCGCGCAGTGGTCGTCCTCCTCCAACCGCGAGATCTGGGTGCGCACCGGCATCCACTGGGGCGTGATCGCCGCCGTCGTGGCGACCATTGGCGCCTATGTCGCGATGGCGCGGCACATCCTCGGCTTCCAGATCCGCCTGACCGGGCAGAGCCCCCGCGCCGCCGCCTTCTCGGGCGTGAACCCGTCGCGGCTGATCCTGACCTGCCTCGGCCTGTCGGGCGCGCTCGCCGGTCTTGCCGGCATGTTCGAAGTCGCCGGTCCCGCCGGGCAGGTGAGCATCGACTTCAACGTCGGCTACGGCTTCACCGCGATCATCGTCGCCTTCCTCGGCCGGCTGCACCCGGTCGGCATCCTGCTCGCCGGCCTGCTGATGGCGCTGACCTACATCGGCGGCGAGATCGCGCAGAGCCAGCTCCAGCTGCCCGCCGCCGCGATCCAGCTCTTCCAGGGGATGCTGCTGTTCTTCCTGCTCGCCGTCGACGTGCTGACCCACTTCCGCGTGCGCCTCGGGCGGAGGGCGACCGCATGA
- a CDS encoding SHOCT domain-containing protein → MTALTSEGQKLASDAAERHGVSAGAAEAVLTALAQSGGTQAQFNHPELGGMGQWSRGGMLMIGDMFNNGLKAKVDALCSDLSGGMQGVEVTKGGGAGGPWGGWPQELGRAGATGAQNGVRYAVFPETRRLAIDDGGQMAVYDTGEHVIGGVSQQQGSGRTLTFTSQLGTVRVEDLTRVAGVETSPDATSGPDRDTPVEAALADQTPAPAAASAQAGDDPIAMLERLAKLRDAGILSAEEFDAKKAELLSRI, encoded by the coding sequence ATGACCGCCCTGACATCCGAAGGCCAGAAACTGGCGTCCGACGCCGCCGAGCGTCATGGCGTGAGCGCCGGCGCGGCGGAGGCAGTCCTGACCGCCCTCGCGCAGAGCGGCGGCACGCAGGCGCAGTTCAACCACCCCGAGCTCGGCGGCATGGGCCAGTGGTCGCGCGGCGGCATGCTGATGATCGGCGACATGTTCAACAACGGCCTGAAGGCGAAGGTCGACGCGCTGTGCTCCGACCTTTCCGGCGGCATGCAGGGTGTCGAGGTCACCAAGGGCGGCGGCGCCGGGGGGCCGTGGGGCGGCTGGCCGCAGGAGCTTGGCCGCGCCGGAGCCACCGGTGCGCAGAACGGCGTGCGCTACGCGGTTTTCCCCGAGACGCGACGGCTGGCCATCGACGATGGCGGGCAGATGGCGGTCTACGACACCGGCGAGCATGTGATCGGCGGCGTCTCTCAGCAGCAGGGCTCTGGCAGGACGCTGACCTTCACCAGCCAACTCGGGACCGTCCGGGTCGAGGACCTGACCCGCGTCGCCGGGGTGGAGACGTCGCCCGATGCAACGTCCGGGCCGGATCGGGACACGCCGGTCGAGGCAGCGCTCGCCGACCAGACGCCGGCCCCCGCCGCCGCGAGCGCACAGGCCGGTGACGATCCGATCGCGATGCTGGAGCGGCTGGCGAAGCTGCGGGATGCGGGCATCCTGTCGGCCGAGGAGTTCGACGCCAAGAAGGCCGAACTCCTGTCCCGCATCTGA
- a CDS encoding BMP family ABC transporter substrate-binding protein — MKLKHILTGTALAAMVAIPAFAQDDTTTVGFVYVGPVGDGGWTYEHEQGRLAVEEEFGDSVETVYVENVPEGPDAVRVMQQMALNGADLIFTTSFGYMDQTIEVAEQFPDVMFEHATGYKRADNVATYSSRFYEGRAVQGHIAGQMTESNVIGYIGSFPIPEVIRGINSAYLHAKEVNPDVEFRIIWVYTWFDPAKEAEAARALIDQGADVVLQHTDSTAPQAAAAEAGGVFTFGQASDMLEFAPEPRISSIIDNWSPYYIERVQMLMDGEWESTDTWGGIGSGMVGIGEITEAVPEEVRASAEELIASIGSGEYHPFTGPINRQDGSEWLAEGETADDGTLLGMDFYVEGITGEIPQ; from the coding sequence ATGAAACTCAAGCATATCCTGACCGGCACCGCCCTCGCGGCGATGGTCGCGATCCCGGCCTTCGCGCAGGACGACACGACCACCGTCGGCTTCGTCTACGTCGGCCCCGTCGGTGACGGCGGCTGGACCTACGAGCACGAGCAGGGCCGCCTCGCCGTCGAAGAGGAATTCGGCGATTCCGTCGAGACGGTCTATGTCGAGAACGTGCCCGAGGGTCCCGACGCCGTCCGCGTGATGCAGCAGATGGCGCTGAACGGCGCCGACCTGATCTTCACCACGTCCTTCGGCTACATGGACCAGACCATCGAGGTCGCCGAGCAGTTCCCGGACGTGATGTTCGAGCACGCCACCGGCTACAAGCGCGCCGACAACGTCGCGACCTACTCCTCGCGCTTCTATGAAGGCCGCGCGGTGCAGGGCCACATCGCCGGACAGATGACCGAAAGCAACGTCATCGGCTACATCGGCTCCTTCCCGATCCCCGAGGTCATCCGCGGCATCAACTCCGCGTACCTCCACGCCAAGGAAGTGAACCCCGACGTCGAGTTCCGGATCATCTGGGTCTACACTTGGTTCGATCCCGCGAAAGAGGCCGAGGCCGCCCGTGCCCTGATCGACCAGGGCGCCGATGTCGTGCTCCAGCACACCGACTCCACCGCGCCGCAGGCGGCCGCTGCCGAGGCCGGCGGCGTCTTCACCTTCGGCCAGGCGTCCGACATGCTCGAGTTCGCGCCCGAGCCGCGCATCTCCTCCATCATCGACAACTGGTCCCCCTACTACATCGAGCGGGTCCAGATGCTGATGGACGGCGAGTGGGAAAGCACCGACACCTGGGGCGGCATCGGCTCCGGCATGGTCGGCATCGGTGAGATCACCGAGGCGGTCCCGGAAGAGGTCCGCGCCTCCGCCGAGGAGCTCATCGCCTCCATCGGCTCCGGCGAGTACCACCCGTTCACCGGCCCGATCAACCGGCAGGACGGGTCCGAATGGCTGGCCGAAGGCGAGACCGCCGACGACGGCACCCTGCTCGGCATGGACTTCTACGTCGAAGGCATCACCGGCGAGATCCCGCAGTAA
- a CDS encoding CBS domain-containing protein, translating into MPKTLIDAIGERPLHSVTPATNVRVIAQVMDDHEIGAVAVLDPAGKLIGIVTERDIIRRAICANASLTETTAEEIMTPDPVTAPPEATLAEALLVMSKGRFRHLPVERDGQVVGMISLRDIPPITQLLAERFEAFRNSAPGMRMYQA; encoded by the coding sequence ATGCCTAAGACTTTGATTGATGCCATTGGAGAAAGACCGCTTCACTCCGTGACCCCGGCCACCAACGTCCGGGTCATCGCGCAGGTGATGGACGACCACGAGATCGGCGCGGTCGCCGTGCTCGACCCGGCGGGCAAGCTGATCGGAATCGTCACGGAGCGCGACATCATCCGCCGCGCCATCTGCGCCAACGCCAGCCTGACGGAGACGACGGCCGAAGAAATCATGACCCCCGACCCGGTGACCGCCCCGCCCGAGGCGACTCTTGCCGAGGCGCTTCTGGTGATGAGCAAGGGCCGCTTCCGTCACCTGCCCGTCGAGCGGGACGGGCAGGTGGTGGGCATGATCTCGTTGCGGGACATCCCGCCGATCACCCAGTTGCTGGCCGAGCGGTTCGAGGCGTTCCGCAATTCCGCGCCCGGCATGCGAATGTATCAGGCCTGA